A region of the Pseudomonas sp. A34-9 genome:
GTGCGGAACAGTTCGGCGATCTGGTTCGGGTTTTCACCCAACGTCACCACACGATCCTTGAGTTCGGCGAGTTTCTTGAAGCCCGGTTCAATGTTGTGTTCGTCACCGCCGGCGAGTTTCGCGGCGATGATGATCAGGTCCATGGCCTCGGTCCAGTTTGGTGGCGGCAGGAAAATGTTCGGTGCCAGATCGGCATCCCACAGCGCGGCATAACTGGTCGGCGCTTCTTTCTGGGTGCGGGTGCTGTAGACCAGACTGTTGCACCACAACAGGTAACCGATGCCGTGGCCATTGGCGCCGGTGCGATATTTCTCCGGGACGTCGACCAGGTTGGGAATGCGGTTCAGATCGGGTTTTTCCAACAGCCCGGCGGCGGCCAGACCTTCGGCGCCGACACCCGCCAGGGTGATGATGTCGTACTGCGGACGATCACCGCCGGCCTTGAGTTTGGCGACCATTTCCGAGGTGCTGCCGGTGCGGTCGGCGATGACCTTGGCGCCAGTCTTGGCTTCGAACGTGGCGGCGATGTTGCGCAGTGCCGCGAGGCCGGTGTCATCCGACCAGGTCAGTAAACGCAGGGTCTTGCCGGCAAAACGCGTGTCGCTGGCGCTCGCCCGGATGAAGGGCATGCTCATGGCGGCGGCCGCCACCGAGGCGACGCCAACGGTTTTAATGAATTGACGCCTGTTCAGATCGTGCTCGCCCATGACGGACTCCCTTTGTTCTTTTAAGTATGAGGTTGGTCGCAACCGTTGCATCCGCGCGGCCGGATCCGCGCCAAGCCCCGATTCATAAGGGCTTGAGCGCTGCCGACGGGTTCATCCTGAGGTCGTGCAAAACACCTGACTATCGATAAAAACTCATTGAAGCCATGACGCCGGCGCATGCCTCGTTGCGAGGCATGCGCTGACCTTTTTCGGGCGTTTCAGAGCGCCCGGATCACGTGTTTGATTTCCTGAAACGCGGTCAGGCCCCACGGCCCCAACTCGCGACCGATGCTGCTCTGCTTGTAACCGCCCCACGCCGTTTGCGGGAAGATCACTTGCGGCGCGTTGAGCCACACCAGTCCCGCCTGCAGGGCGTTGGCGACACGGTCAGCCGTTTCGGCGTTACGCGTCACCACACTGGCGACCAGCCCGAATTGACTGTCGTTGGCCAAGGCAATTGCCTCGGCTTCGCTGCTGAAACGACGCACGCACAACACCGGGCCAAAAATCTCTTCGCACCACAACGCACTGTCGAGGGGCACATCGGTGAACACCGTCGGCTGCAAAAAATAGCCGCGCGGCAAATGCGCCGGACGATTACCGCCGCACAGCAGCTGCGCCCCGGCGCTCAGGCCACGGTCGATGTGACCGAGCACGCGCTGGTATTGCGCCTGGTTGACCAGTGCGCCCATCTCCACGTCCGGGTCGAACGGATCCGCCACGCGAATGGCTTGCGCACGCTGTTGCAAACGTTCGAGGAATTCATCCGCCAGTTCATCGGCGACCAGCACGCGGCTGGTGGCCGAGCACATTTGCCCGGCGTTGAAGAAACCGCCACCGCAAGCCAGTTCTACCGCCAGCTCCAGATCGGCATCGTCCAGCACCAGCAGCGAGGATTTGCCGCCCAACTCAAGGCTCACGCCCTTCACCGTTTCAGCGGCGCGCTGCATCACCTGCACGCCGACGGCGTTGCTGCCGGTGAAGGAAATCTTGGCGATGCGCGGATCCGCCGACAGCGGCGCACCCACGGCCAGACCGGTGCCGCAAACCACGTTGAACACGCCTTTGGGCAGACCGGATTCGGCAATGATTGCCGCCAGTTCCAGCTCCGGCAGCGGCGTGACTTCCGACGGTTTCAACACCACGCAGCAACCAGCGGCGAGGGCCGGTGCGAGTTTCCACGCGGTGGTGACCATCGGGAAATTCCACGGCACGATCAGCCCGACCACACCGCACGGTTCGCGACGCAGGCGTGCGCTGAAATCATCGCTGGGCAGCGGCACATGGCTGTCCTGTCTGGCGTCGAGGCCTTCGGCGAGTTCGGCGTAATACTCGAACGTGGCGATCACGTCATCGACGTCGATGGCCGCTTCGAACTGCGGTTTGCCGTTGTTGCTCGATTGCAGGTTCATCAAATGATCGCGACCGTTGCGCACGCCATTGGCGATGTTGCGCAGGATCGCGCCGCGCTCGGCGCCAGTGGTTTGCGACCAGTCCTTGAATGCTTCAGTCGCAGCGGCGACGGCTTGCTCGACCGCTTGCTCGTCACCACCATTGACCGTGGTCAGCAGCGCTTCGGTGGCCGGGTTGATCACCCGCAGATGTTCGCGACCGGCCGACCATTGGCCGTTGATGTAGAGGCCGTCGAGTGTGGTTGGGAAACTGATCATCGGGCCACCGCCTGCATCCACTGGTTCTGGTCGATTTCGATCACGGTCGGGCCTTGGCGATCGGTGGCGGCGCGCAGTGCACCACGCAATTGCTCAACCGAGCTGATCGCTTCGGCGGCGCAGCCGAGGGCCTTGGCCACACCGATAAAGTCCGGGGTGTAGATATCGACGCCGACCGGCTCAATGGCGCGATTGACCATGTATTTCTTGATCTCTTCGTAGCCCTGGTTATTCCACAGCAGGACGATCACCGGCGTGCGTGCTTCGACGGCGCTGGCCAGTTCCGGCAGGGTGAATTGCAGACCGCCGTCGCCGATCAGGCACACCACTGGCGGGCGCGCGCCTTTGTCGAGTTGACCACCGAGCCAGGCGCCAATCGCAGCGGGCAACGCGTAGCCGAGGGTGCCGTAACCGGTCGATGAGTTGAACCAGCGCCGCGGGCGCTCCGCGTTGAAGGTGAGGTTGCCGGTGTACACCGGTTGCGTGGAGTCGCCGACGAACACCGCATCGGGCAATTCGTGCAGCACGGTTTCGAGGAAACGGGTTTGCGCCAGCGTCGGGGCATCCCAGTTCGCGGCCAGATCTTCACGCAGACGCGCCGCGCGCACCTGGCCCCAATCGTTGCGGCGCTCGGCCTGCGGCTTCTGCGACAAGGCGCTGAGCAGTGCTTGCGCGGCATTGCGCGAGTCAGCAACCAGTGCGACGTTTGGCGGATAGTTACGCACGGTCTGATCGGCATCGATGTCGATGCGCAGCAGTTTGCCGGGAATCTCGAAGCCACCGGCGAAGGTCACGTCGTAATCGGTTTCGGCCAGTTCGGTGCCGATCGCCAGCACCACATCGGCATCGGCGACCAGTGCGCGGGTGGCGACCAGGCTTTGCGTCGAGCCGATCAGCAGCGGATGCGCGGATGGCAACATGCCCTTGGCATTGATGGTCAGCGCCACCGGGGCATCGAGCAGTTCGGCCAGCTCGGTGAGTTCGGCAGCGGCATCGATCGCACCGCCACCGGCGAGAATCAAGGGACGCTGTGCGCCGGCGAGCAACTCGCTCATGCGGCTGACGGCAGCGGGGGCGGCACCGGCGCGGTCGATGTTGACCGGGCGGCTGGCGAGCAAGTCATCGGCTTCTTCTACCAGCACGTCCAGCGGGATTTCGATGTGCACCGGACGCGGGCGGCCGGCCTGGAACAAGGCGAATGCGCGAGCGAGCACGCCCGGCAATTCCGACGCCGACATCAGCGTGTGGGAGAACGCCGCGACACCGCCGACCAGTGCGCTCTGGTTCGGCAACTCGTGCAGCTTGCCGCGCCCGCCGCCCAACTGGTTGCGGGTCTGTACGCTGGAGATCACCAGCATCGGGATCGAATCGGCGTAAGCCTGGCCCATCGCCGTGGTGATGTTGGTCATGCCCGGCCCGGTGATGATGAAGCACACACCCGGTTTGCCGCTGGTGCGCGCATAACCGTCGGCCATGAAACCGGCGCCTTGCTCATGCCGTGGGGTGACGTGGTTGATGCTCGAACGGGCCAGCCCGCGATACAGCTCCACGGTGTGCACGCCGGGAATGCCGAACACCTGCTCGACCCCATAATCTTCGAGTAACTTGACCAGTACTTCGCCACACGTCGCCATGTCGTTGCCCTTCTTGTTCGTTTGAGACACAAGGCCCATGAAGGCCTTCAATGGGCTCATTGAACGGTCGGCAGGTAGCGGCAACAATCGATTAAAAGTCATACTAGCCATGTCCTCACGTCATACCTTGGATCCACATGAAACGACTGCCACCCCTGCCCGCCCTGCATACGTTTCTGATCACCGCGCAGTGCTGCAACTTCACCCGGGCCGCCGAGCAGTTGCACATCACCCAGGGCGCGGTGAGCCGGCAGATCGCCGGGCTGGAAGATCATCTGGGGTATGAATTGTTCATTCGTCTGGCCCGGGGTCTGGAGCTGACGGCTGAAGGTCGTGAGTGGCTGCCGCGAGTGGAGAAGGTTTTCGCTCTGATCACCGAGGCCACCGAGCAGATCGGTCTCAAGCGCGAAACCCTGCAACTCAAGGCGCCGAGCTGTGTCATGCGCTGGCTGGTGCCGCGCCTGCTGCAATGGCAGAAGGAGCGCCCGGATGTGCCGGTCAAACTCACCACCACTCTGGCCCATGGGGTGGATTTTCAACGTGAGCAATTCGATGCGGCGGTGATTTATGGAACGCCACCGGATAACTCGTCGACCGCGCTGCATCTGTTCGATGAACAACTGACCCCGGTCTGTTCACCGGCACTGTTGAAAGGCCCGCCGGCATTGTCCGAGCCGGCCGATCTGCAACAGCACTTGTTGCTACATCCGACTGCCGATACGCAGGACTGGAAAGTGTGGCTGACGGCGGCGGAGTTGCAGCTCAATAACGTGAACATGGGCCAGCATTTCGAAACGCTGGATCAGGCGATGTCGATGGCGTCGCATGGGACGGGGGTGGCGATTGGAGATTGGTCGTTGATCGGCGATGACCTGCGCGCCGGGCGGCTGGTGATGCCGTTTGAGTTGAAGGTGAAGACGGGGCTGGCGTATTACGTGGTGGTGCCTGCGGGAACCGAGCCATCGCCGCAGCTGGAAGAACTGATGATCTGGCTGGTTGAGCAGGCCCATTTGCGCTGAGGCTTTTCCCCTCACCCTAACCCTCTCCCAGGGGGAGAGGGGACTGATTGCGGGTTGCTGAAGAAATACAGCGACCTGAAAATGCTGTACCGAATCCATAATCGACTCGATCGTTCAGGTCGATGTACCACGCCAGACAACTCGGTCGGCTCCCTCTCCCTCGGGAGAGGGCTGGGGTGAGGGGCGAGGTTTCACTCAATACCCGACCGTAAACCGCTGACGCGAATGCTTCGGCGCTTCCACCTCGTCAATCAGCGCAATCGCGTAATCGGCAAAGGTGATCCAGCTACGCCCCTCGGTACTCACCAGCAAGTGATCCTGGCCGACACGGAAACTACCCGTGCGCTCACCTTCGACAAACTCTGCCGAAGGCGACAGAAAGGTCCAGTCCAGATCCTTCTCCTGACGCAACGCCTGAAGAAACGCCGAACCTGCACTGGCCTCGGTTTTGTATTCCGCCGGGAACCCCGCACTGTCGATCACGCGCGTATCGTCCGGCAGCAACAACGAACCGGCACCGCCCACCACCAGCAAGCGTGGCACGCCCGCCTGCTTCACCGGCCCGACAATCGCCGCCGCAGGGACGGTGGCGAAATGTGCGGCGGTGATCACCACATCGTGACCCGCCACCGCGTCTTGCAACGCTGCTGAATCCAGCACATCGACATTCTTGCTGACCACACCGGCACGGGCGCCGATCTTCGAGGTGTCGCGGGCGATAGCGGTAACACTATGGCCACGACGCAGGGCTTCTTCCAGCAATTGGCTACCGGCGCGGCCGGTGGCACCAATGATTGCGATCTTGCTCATGACATTCTCCAGTTGGCTTGAGATTGCTGCGTTTTCAGATTCGGCTTACCACTGCATTTCGCCCTTGGCGACTTTCGCGCTCAGCTCCAGCGAGCTTTCTTCGCCGAGTGTCGGGTAGCGCTTTTTCATCGCCTCGATCAGTGCGGCGGAATCTTTGGCTTTGGCGGTTTGCGCGTCGAAAGTCTTAATGTAGTCGGCGGTGAATTTCACGCTGGCCAGCGAACGGCTGCTGTCGCCCAGGTAGTGACCCGGCACCACGGTGTTCGGCTTGAGGGTTTCGATCGAGTGCAACGTTTCCAGCCAGTCAGCGTGGGATTGCGCGGTCTGGGTGTCGGCCATCCACACGTGAATGTTCTCGGCGACGACTACGCCACCGACCACGGCTTTGAGCGACGGAATCCACACAAAGCTGCGATCCGGCTGTTTGCCTTCAAGACCGACCACCTGCAACTTCTGCCCTTCGAGCATCAGGCTGTCGCCCTTGAGCACACCCGGCACGATGGTTTTCGCTGGCACATCGGCGCCCATTTTCGGCCCCCAGAAGGCCAGTTTGCCGGCGACGGTTTTGTTGATGTGATCGACGGTCGGTTGCGAGGCCAGCACCTTGGCGTCAGGGAACGCCTGGGTCAGAGTGTCGAGACCGAAGTAGTAATCAGGGTCACCGTGACTGATGTAAATGGTGGTCAGGTGCTTGCCGCTCGCACGGATTTTTTCCACGACTTGTTCAGCCTGGGATTTGCCGAATTGCGCATCGACGAGGATCGCGTCTTTCTCACCGCTGACCAGCACCGAGGTCACCGGGAAAATCGCCTTGGTTCCCGGGTTGTAGACGTCGAGGGTCAGGTTGGCAGCCGCTGCATGCGCGGCGAAACCCAGGGAAGCGGTGGCGAGCAGAACGCGTTTGAGTGTGGTGAAGCCGATCATCTGTTGCTCCGGTGTCCGAATGCCGTGTTTGCGATGGGACAGAGCTTAGTTGCCTGACTCAGTACAAAAAATGCGATGCTTGAACATAGTTTGTTTCTGAAAGCGGGCAAATCATGGATCGTCTCCAAGCAATGCGGGTGTTTGTCACCGTGGTGGATCTGGGCAGCCAGTCGGCCGCAGCCGATCATCTTGACCTTTCGCGGCCGGTGGTTTCACGTTATCTGGCGGAGCTTGAGGACTGGGTCGGCGCACGCCTGATGCACCGCACCACGCGCAAGTTAAGCCTGACCGCAGCCGGCAGCGAAATCCTGCCGCGCTGTCGGCAGATGATCGATCTGTCGACGGACATGCAGGCGGCCGTCAGCGAACCCCACGATGCCCCGCGCGGGTTGTTGCGCATCAGCGTCAGCACCTCGTTCGGTCAGGCACAACTGGCCGATGCGATGGCCGCGTACGTCAAGCGCTATGCGGGTGTGAGCATCGATCTGCAAATGCTCGATCGCACAGTGAATCTGGTCGATGAACGCATCGATCTGGCGATTCGTACCAGTAACGATCTCGACCCCAACCTGATCGCCCGACGCCTGACCGTTTGTCGCTCGGTGGTGTGCGCCGCGCCGGCGTATCTGCAAGAACAGCCGGCGCCTCTGCGGGTCGAGGAACTGAGCCGACACAACTGCCTGACGCACTCGTATTTCGGCAAAAGCCTGTGGCATTTCGAGGAGGATGGCGAAGCGGTTTCGGTGCCGGTGCAGGGCAACATCAGCGCCAATGAAGCCAGCACCTTGTTGCGCGCGACACTGGCGGGCGCGGGGGTGGCGATGCTGCCGACCTATCAGGCCGGGGTGCATATCCACAGCGGTGAACTGATCCGCCTGCTGCCCCATGCCGAACCGCGGCAGATGAGCATCTACGCGGTGTACGCCTCGCGCAAACACATGCCGGCGGCGCTGCGCAGCATGCTGGATTTTCTGGTGGAGCGCTTTCCGGAAAATCCGCAATGGGACCTGGGCTTTTAAAAGTCAAAAGATCGCAGTCTTCGGCAGCTCCTATACCGATCTCTGTAGGAACTGCCGAAGGCTGCGATCTTTTGATCTTGTTCTATGCTGAAAGTAATACCGCAGGGTATGTCGTTCAGAGGTCTACGCCATGAACATCAAAACAAGAAGGTACTTCGCGATTTTCATCACCTGCGCCGCCACGCTGGCGCTGTACGGCACGGCTGCCTGGCGGGTCGAACAGCTGCGACAGTTGCCGCGCGAGTATGCGAGCTGCAACTTCGAGCGCTGCATTCCGCACAATGCCACGCTGAACGCATTGCGCTGATATTCAACTGTGGGAGTGAGCCTGCTCGCGATAGCGGTGTGTCAGTCAAACTTTATCTGAATGACACACCGTTATCGCGAGCAGGCTCACTCCTACAGGGGGCTTGTGGTGTGAGTGGTTACTGCTCGGCCTTCAGACGGTCACGGAAAGCCTTGGGCGATATCCCCACCCGGCGCCGAAACAGCCGTGTGAAGTTGGTCGGATCGGAAAACCCCAACAACTCCGACATCTCGTAAATCGTCATGCTGGTGTAGGTCAGCAAGCGCTTGGCCTCCAGCAACTGCCGTTCATGCATGATCTGCAACGCCGGCTGCCCCGCCAATTCTCGGCAGGTGCCGTTGAGGTGCGACACCGAAATCCCCAGGCGATGCGCCAGGTCCTCGACCTTCACATGCTGGCGATAGGTCTCTTCGACCAATTGAATAAAACCGTTGAGGTATTCGCGCTGACGTTGCGGCCGCTGACTGGCTTTGTGCCGCACGATTGCCTGACGGCTGACCCAGACCATGATCACGCTGACCAGCGAATGCATGAGCATTTCCCGCGCCGGTTGGTGGCCGTTGTATTCGGCCTGCAACGCCGAAAACAGGCTGTTGAGGTAATCGCCATCCGGGCCGGCCGGGTAGTTTTCCGCGCTGGCAAGCGCCTGTACCGAATCGCCCAGTTGCGCCTGCAAGTGATTGATCAGCGGTGTAGCGAGGGTAACGATGAACCCCTCAACGTCCTCGGAAAAACGAAAGCCGTGCACCGATAACGGTGGCAGCACTTGAATGGCCGGGGTTTGGAGTTGCGTGCGTTGCCCTTCGATCTCAAGCTCTGCCTGACCTTTGAAGACGAAGAGCAACTGGCACAAATCGGCGTGGCGGTGGGGTTTGATTTCCCATTGATGTTCGCGACTGCGGGAGGAAATGGTTTCACAGTGCAGCAAGTCAGGGGTCGGCCAGTCCAGGCTTTCACCGTAGAGCTTGAACACTGGAATCGAAGGCAGCTCAGGCTTGTTCATCACTTCAATCCAGGCCTCGGGGTTGTGGGCGATAATCGCACCGATTGGCAGAATGTACAGGTATCGGCTCAGTTTTCACCTTCAATTGACAGACCCGCAAGGGAAAAATGCAAGCACTCGATCCATAAAAATCACTCACCGGTCTTGGCCGCGTGAAGCTTGCGAGTCATAAAAACAATGAAAACGCTGAAAACCCAAGTCGCCATTATTGGCGCCGGTCCGTCCGGATTGCTTCTCGGCCAGTTGTTGCACAACGCCGGCATCGACACCCTCATCCTCGAACGTCAGACACCCGATTATGTCCTCGGCCGCATCCGCGCCGGTGTGCTCGAACAGGGCATGGTAGAGCTGTTGCGTCAGGCTGGCGTAAGTCAGCGCATGGACGCCGAAGGGCTGGTGCACGGCGGATTCGATCTGGCTCTGGACGGACGTCAGGTGCACATCGATCTGCACGCGTTGACCGGCGGCAAGACGGTGATGATCTACGGCCAGACTGAAGTGACTCGCGACCTGATGGCCGCTCGTCGGGAGGCCGGAGCGCTGTCGTTTTATGAAGTGAGCCATGTCGTTCCCCACGGCATGAAAAGCGACGAAGCTTTTGTCACCTTTGAAAAGGACGGTGAAACCTGGCGCGTTGATTGCGATTACATCGCCGGTTGCGATGGCTTCCACGGTGTCGCTCGACAGTCGATTCCAGCCGATTGCCTGAAGATTTTCGAGCGGGTTTATCCGTTTGGCTGGCTGGGCATTCTCGCCGACACGCCGCCGGTGCATGACGAGTTGGTCTACGCCCGTCATGAACGCGGCTTCGCCTTGTGCAGCATGCGTTCGACCACCCGTACCCGCTATTACCTGCAAGTGCCGGCGGATGAAAACGTCGACGACTGGAGCGATCAACGCTTCTGGGACGAGTTGAAAAATCGCCTGCCGGTGGCGCTTGCCGAGAAGCTGGTCACCGGCCCGTCGATTGAAAAAAGCATCGCACCGCTGCGCAGTTTTGTCGTCGAGCCGATGCAGTACGGGCGGATGTTTCTGGTCGGCGACGCCGCGCATATCGTCCCGCCCACAGGCGCCAAGGGTTTGAATCTGGCGGCGAGTGACGTCAGCACGCTGTTCAATATTCTGCTGAAGGTTTACCGCGACGGGCGCACCGATCTGCTGGAGAAATACTCGGAAATCTGCCTGCGCCGCGTCTGGAAAGCCGAGCGCTTTTCCTGGTGGATGACCTCGATGCTGCATCGCTTCGACGATCACGATGACTTCAGCCAGCGCATCAGCGCCTCGGAACTGGACTACTTTGTCAGTTCAGAAGCGGGGCGAAAAACCATTGCAGAAAATTACGTCGGACTTCCTTATGAGGCTATCGAATAGCCTGCTACCGACTTACACTGGCGAGCATCCGCGCTCGCCTGACGATCTGCGGGACTCTCACTGCCCGCAGGTTTTGCCCGTGACCAATCTCAATCACCCCGAAACGCCCAAACCGGCCATTCGCAGCGTGCTGGTGGCGCTGATGATGGCGATCTTTCTCGGTGCGCTGGACCAGACCATCGTCGCCGTCTCGATGCCGGCCATCTCTGCGCAATTCAAGGATGTCAGCCTGCTCGCCTGGGTGATTTCCGGGTACATGGTCGCGATGACGGTGGCGGTGCCGATCTACGGCAAGCTCGGTGATTTGTACGGGCGACGCAAACTGATGCTGTTCGGCATGGGCCTGTTCACCCTCGCCTCACTGTTTTGCGGCATGGCGCAGAGCATGGAGCAACTGGTGCTGGCGCGGATCCTTCAGGGCATCGGCGCCGGCGGGATGATTTCCGTGAGTCAGGCGATCATCGGCGACATCGTGCCACCGCGCGAACGTGGCCGTTATCAGGGTTACTTCAGCAGCATGTATGCGATGGCTAGCGTGGCTGGCCCGGTGCTCGGCGGCTACATGACCGAGTACCTGTCGTGGCGTTGGGTATTTCTGGTCAACCTGCCACTGGGTCTCGGCGCCTGGTGGGTCGCCCAGCGCAATCTGCGCGGGTTGCCGATTCCCAATCGTAAACCGATCATCGATTACCTCGGCACGGTGTTGATGATCATCGGCCTGACCGCGTTGTTGCTCGGCATCACCCAGGTCGGTCAGGGTCATTCCTGGCGCAGCAGCGAAGTGCTCGGGTTGTTCGCGTGCGCGGTGGTGGTGCTGGCGTTTTTTGTCTGGCATGAACGACGGGCGCGGGAGCCGTTGCTGCCGATGCACCTGTTCGCCAACCGCAACGCCCTGCTGTGCTGGTGCACGATTTTCTTCACCAGTTTCCAGGCGATTTCACTGATCGTACTGATGCCGCTGCGCTTTCAGAGTGTCACCGGGGCCGGCGCCGACAGTGCCGCCTTGCACTTGCTGCCGTTGGCCATGGGGCTGCCGATTGGTGCGTTCTTCGCCGGGCGTCGCACGTCGATTACCGGGCGTTACAAACCGCAGATTCTGACCGGCGCGATGCTGATGCCGATCTCGATTCTCGGCATGGCGTTCAGTCCGCCCGAGGCGACACTGGTCAGTGGTCTGTGCATGTTGCTCTGCGGTATTTCCAGCGGCATGCAGTTTCCGACCTCGTTGGTCGGCACGCAGAATTCGGTGGAGCAACGCGACATCGGCGTGGCCACCAGCACCACCAACCTGTTCCGTTCGCTGGGCGGTGCGGTGGGCGTGGCGTTGATGTCGGCGCTGTTGCTGGCATTGCTGCAGGACTCCAGTTTCGCCCATCTGGCGAGCAGTTCGCTGATGAGCGAGGGGCATTCGGGCAATGTCCTGCTCGATGGTCTGAACGCCGCGCCGGGAGATGCGCAGAACGCCTTGCGTGCGGAATTGCGGGTGACGTTCCGGCATCTGTTGTGGGTGAGTGCAGCGGTGTCGTTGCTGGGGTTGGCGGCGGCGCTTGCGATGCCCAATAACCTGCTGCGCGGGCGCGAACACGGCGCCAAATAACGTTCTCCCCTTGATCGTTCCCACGCTCTGCGTGGGAATGTCTCATCGGACGCTCTGCGTTCGGCTTCGGATGGGACGCAGAGCGTCCCGGGATGCGTTCCCACGCAGAGCGTGGGAACGATCATCCTTCAGGGGCTGTAGTAACCCACCGCGACAAGGAAATGCCCGGCCTTCTTCAGGTAAGCATGCTTGTCCTCGACCTTGCCGGTCACCGGGTTCTTCCAGCGGTATTCATACTCACCTTCATCCTGCTTGCCGATCAGCGCCAGAATCGGCTCGCCCACCGGTTTGCCTTCGGGATCCTTGACCTTGCCGAAGTCGGTATTGATCAACCGCAGATTGGTGCCGTGGGCGACGTAACGCTGAGTATTCAGGTCAACCACGAACACATACAGGTCATCCTGCAAGTAACCGCCCTTGAGCGAATTGATCGCAGTCAGCGTGGCTTTCTCGTCTTTGCCCAGATCAGTCGCGGCTTTATCCAGCAGGGCTTTGGCCTGTTCGGCCGAGGCTCGCGGCAAGTAATAACCGACCGCCAGAATTCGCTGGCCGATGCGCTGGTAATACACGTGCTTGCGCTCGACCTTGCCGTCAGTCTGGTTCTGCCAGCGATATTCTGCCTGCTGGATGCCATTGCCTTCGGGCACTTTCAGGGCATCCTTGAACGCTTTCTGCAAA
Encoded here:
- the pobA gene encoding 4-hydroxybenzoate 3-monooxygenase, giving the protein MKTLKTQVAIIGAGPSGLLLGQLLHNAGIDTLILERQTPDYVLGRIRAGVLEQGMVELLRQAGVSQRMDAEGLVHGGFDLALDGRQVHIDLHALTGGKTVMIYGQTEVTRDLMAARREAGALSFYEVSHVVPHGMKSDEAFVTFEKDGETWRVDCDYIAGCDGFHGVARQSIPADCLKIFERVYPFGWLGILADTPPVHDELVYARHERGFALCSMRSTTRTRYYLQVPADENVDDWSDQRFWDELKNRLPVALAEKLVTGPSIEKSIAPLRSFVVEPMQYGRMFLVGDAAHIVPPTGAKGLNLAASDVSTLFNILLKVYRDGRTDLLEKYSEICLRRVWKAERFSWWMTSMLHRFDDHDDFSQRISASELDYFVSSEAGRKTIAENYVGLPYEAIE
- a CDS encoding MDR family MFS transporter, translated to MTNLNHPETPKPAIRSVLVALMMAIFLGALDQTIVAVSMPAISAQFKDVSLLAWVISGYMVAMTVAVPIYGKLGDLYGRRKLMLFGMGLFTLASLFCGMAQSMEQLVLARILQGIGAGGMISVSQAIIGDIVPPRERGRYQGYFSSMYAMASVAGPVLGGYMTEYLSWRWVFLVNLPLGLGAWWVAQRNLRGLPIPNRKPIIDYLGTVLMIIGLTALLLGITQVGQGHSWRSSEVLGLFACAVVVLAFFVWHERRAREPLLPMHLFANRNALLCWCTIFFTSFQAISLIVLMPLRFQSVTGAGADSAALHLLPLAMGLPIGAFFAGRRTSITGRYKPQILTGAMLMPISILGMAFSPPEATLVSGLCMLLCGISSGMQFPTSLVGTQNSVEQRDIGVATSTTNLFRSLGGAVGVALMSALLLALLQDSSFAHLASSSLMSEGHSGNVLLDGLNAAPGDAQNALRAELRVTFRHLLWVSAAVSLLGLAAALAMPNNLLRGREHGAK
- a CDS encoding cache domain-containing protein — encoded protein: MGFLHKVAWLSVMLLAGFGQASAATTAKDDSQAAIALLEKALAYYHDNGDKAFAAFSRQGEFVDKDRYVFVVDTKGVMLASGGPSSALIGRDVSEVIGPDLQKAFKDALKVPEGNGIQQAEYRWQNQTDGKVERKHVYYQRIGQRILAVGYYLPRASAEQAKALLDKAATDLGKDEKATLTAINSLKGGYLQDDLYVFVVDLNTQRYVAHGTNLRLINTDFGKVKDPEGKPVGEPILALIGKQDEGEYEYRWKNPVTGKVEDKHAYLKKAGHFLVAVGYYSP